ttttcttctaaggagtaagtgtcttttaatttcatggctgcagtcaccatctgcagtgattttggaacccaagaaaataaagtctttcactgttgctattgttcctccatctatttgccgtgaagtgatgggaccagatgccatgatcttcgttttctgaatgttgagctttaagcccactttttcactctcctctttcactttcatcaagaggctttttatttcctcttcactttctgccataagggtggtatcatctacatatgtgaggttattgatatttctcttggcaatcttgattccagcttttgcttcttccagcccagcgtttctcatgatgtactctgcatttaagttaaatgagcagggtgacaataaacagccttgacatactcctttcccgatttggaaccagtctgttatttcatgtccagttctaattgttgcttcttgacctgcatacagatttctcaggaggcaggtcaggtggtcttgtattcccatgttattaagaattttccacagtttattgtgatccacacagtcaaaggctttggtgtagtcagtaaaacagaagaagatgtttttctggaagtctcttgctcttttgatgatccaactgatgttggccatttgatcatTTAAATGAAGCCACCAAAAGGGAAATAGAATTACAGCTAAATTCTGTATAACTAAAGTTActccaaaaatacaaataaaaaataggaagtatcatttaaaattaaaatgaatatgtaaagTCAGGGTAGCAAGCAGATTAGTCCTTgtcccctccccctctgcccccATACGAGGAGTTTCTTTGCTGCCCTGTTCAGAGTGCTTACTTTTAAGTAGCTTTTTGGTTTgtgcacagctcaccatgcagGGGTTGTCTCTTCAGAACGGTGTGTCCCTGGAGCCAGCAGGTCCAGTTTCCAGGAGCCCTTGCTTGTAGAATGACTGAACACCTTCAGCACTCATTTCTAGCATTAAGCTGCCTTCCTCCAAGTCATCCCTAAGATTTTGTGATGAGTTAGTGGCAAAATAGGCTTTGAGGAGGCCAGTCAAGAGGGAGAGTAAGGGAGACACTCAGAACTGACATCAGTGTCCTAGGCAGCGCCCTTCTGGATGAAAGGGAAATCAGTTGTCTTTTAGATGCGtgtttctggtttctttttaaaatcttttaaaaagattgtgAAATGTAATAATCAAACATTAAATGATTTGCTAGGACTCCTCCCGTCTTCCTCTGCTGCCTTAACTGCCCTCCTTCTGGTGATGACTTCATAAGGTGATGGTTGGGTGGCTTTGCTAACAGAAGAGGAAATAGTtggaaaactaacaaaaatatCAGTGAAAGAATAAGTTTGAGATtcatgcagattaaaaaaaaatcctgaaatcaTGTCCTTTAGGGTAATACACAAGGCAACTGAAAGGGAACTAAGGCAAGGTGTGAGAAAAGTGAAGAGACGATCAGGCATCGAAGCAGCCAGACTTCGTGTTGTCTCTTTTGTTCCAAAACTGTTACAGTTTGTTCTAAGGACTGATGCCTGCCTTTGGGTTGGAGATAGACCCGAATTACAGCTATAGGTGTGTTtctagtttttctggaacttgaaATCTAGAGTTTTACTTGTATGTAAGTTAATTacgaaaaatggaaaaaaactgCAGTAGAGCTTTTACAGTCTTCTTACATGTTTCAGATGTGAAAATTCAGAGATGTTTAGTATCCTTTCTCCACTTGGAAGCTGCTGTGAATAGATTTCATTCAATAGGGAATTGACATAGTAGGATACACTTTaatacagtaaaaatattttgataagttCTGGGTAAAGTTATGTTGGTACTTGGGCAAGtaagcataaattttaaaattatgttatttttcttaCAGTCTTATTTTGTAACGGATTATGATCCAACCATCGAGGATTCCTACACAAAGCAGTGTGTGATAGATGACCGGGCAGCCCGGCTAGACAGTAAGTAAGCTTCTTTTATTTAATGGTTCATGtatcatatttttttaagtaagctTTGAAGTTTTGCTAGGTTAAATACCTACAGTTGAAATGTTAGATGATCTTGAATATAAGTTCATCTTTTTCATTAGTTTTAATTGATGAATCTACATGTTAGGCAATTTAAATGTAATGTAAAACAATAACTGGATTGAGAGCAGGTAAAATTAGTCATGTCACTGTAACTTGTTAAAGTTGGGTTTATTGggacatttggggaaaaaacaaacgaGGTCTTGGCTCTTCCTGCATTTTGATGAAGGCTAAAACAGGTGAAGTAAATATAGAAAAGCTTCAATATTTGCTAACTTGCTTAGAGTTTATAGCACAGAGGCCTTAGCAAATAGTGTTTTGTTCTTGGTTAAACATTCCACTCCTCCACAAGAGAAAGGGCTGTTCTTTTAACTTGTATGATTCTTTTATTCACAGAGATCAATGAATACCTCAGCACCTGTACATTCAGTATGGtattggggggtggggtgcaccAGCATTTCCTTCTTGAATTTACAGGtatctttttcagttcttttcataGAGGAGGTAAACATCCAAGTGACTTCAGAAGTTATCTGACTCTGTCTGCCTATATGAATTTGATATTTATAACCTTGTCATTGCTATGCTAATGTATTCTAACTACGAAATCAACCTGCACTGATGAAGATAACTCTGCGACTGTCTGCCATTAGAATACATTTGTCTTTAGCATTGAAAATAAAGTACTAAAAGGGGAATGCTGTTTAAAAAATTGTACCAAGTGTGATGTTTTCCAAAGGATCCACAGTAACTGGGCCTGCCCATGTGAGGGAGCCATTTTTGAGAGATGAACACATGAACATCATTacatttcttgttttttctttagttctgGATACAGCGGGACAAGAGGAATTTGGAGCTATGAGAGAACAGTATATGAGAACTGGCGAGGGTTTCCTTTTGGTCTTTTCAGTCACAGACAGAGGCAGGTTTGTATCAATATTTAACTGTAGATCTCTCCTGTTCATGTCTAGCTCACTGTTCATTAAATTTGCATTCTTGTTTGTataggaaaaggaaaagtaaGAAAGTACTAAATGGGACAGGGGAGTCTGAATTCTGATATTTGACCAAATtaatgaatttgtttttgtttttagttttgaaGAAATCTATAAGTTTCAAAGACAGATTCTCAGAGTAAAGGATCGTGATGAGTTTCCAATGATTTTAATTGGTAATAAAGCAGATCTGGATCATCAGAGACAGGTGAGAGGGTTTTGCTCTTGGGAAACCAGTTATTTGTAATTATGTAAGTGAGCAGCTATATTTAATGAGAAAGTGCCGTGATCAAAAACACTGTGCTGAGTGTGGCACGCTGGATTTGATGGGAGTACTATAACAGGTGACAGATTAAAAGGAAGCAGATTTGGGGATATTAAATTTTTACATATTACACAGAACTTCAGTGGACTGTAAACCTGCAGGTATTTTATACCAGCTCCATTCACATGTTATAATTTCTAAGGTAAGACCTACAGCTCTAATTTACATACTCTTAAAATTacccctgtgctgtgcttagtcgctcagtcgtgtctgactctttgtgaccccatggactgtagtccaccaggctcctctgtccatggaattctacaggcgagaatactggagtgggctgccatgccctcctctaggggatcttcccaacctggggatcaaacccaggtctcctgcattgcaggagtatGCTTTACCATCTGGGTCACCCGGGTAGCTTAATTCAGTGTTAATGCTGAATTACCTCATTTAGAGAATGACTTTAATTTAAATGACAGAATTTGAATTTCTCCTAAGTCCTGTTAATCACATGGGCAGCTCTAACTGCCCAATAACCTgcaggaaaataatatttttagtatttcgTTGCAAGCTTATTTATACTCATTTGTTCTTTACCCAATTATTtcacatttgatttttaaaatttttggtataTATTGGCCACTCCTTTTTTGTGGCAGAGGGAACAAGATCATATGTAAGTTAATGGAGATGCTACgttatttaggtctttagtctTTACCCCCTCATCTGGAATACAGTTGTTTCAATACTTTCTTAACTTGTGTGCTGGTATTTAAGTTCCATTTTTTTTATATGATCTTGGTGTTAACGTAGTCTTTTGTTGGCAGATTTTGTTTGAGAGTGCAGACATCAGGAAAGATGGGTTGACAAACAGCGTTGAGGACAGACTTCCGTTTTATAATTAACCATTATCTAAAACAGAATCTTTGATTCGTGTGCTGTTTGTAAAGTTTTGTTGAAGGTATACCAAATTTTAGACGTGAACTTGATAGGATGATACTGTTCTAATGCTAAGTTTAGACATGTTTACCTGGTATAGAATAAATCTTACTGGTACTTCTCTTTCATATCTGATTTATTATAAAGTTAAGGTGAAAAACATTCTATCTTCATTTCAAACCAGTAAAAGCTGTTGAAAGTAATTTAGGATATGGCATTGATCACATCCTAAAACTTGGAGTAGACAGTCcatcttttataaaaaatttatattttatcttgaGGTGAccatcttcttcagcatttctcaatctaattatatttattaactaTTGCTCAGTAGGACTTTTTTTAActgttcttctcagccctttcTAGTACTAGAAACATTTGTAGATGTTGTTGGATCTGAGAACTAATGGCAAAGTAGCTCTGCCGGGAACAGGGGGTTCTTGCTGTATCTAATGCTGGATAGATATATTTCCTGCCCTGGTTTTTCTCAAGCTTTTTCATGGTGGTAACTCCAGTAAAGGAATTAGTTGGCAGGCCTGGGCTGAGCTGGGAGTCTTCTATATGTTTGGCAAGATTAGGGAGAACAGAGGAGGGGAGAGTGTGTCCACCAGAACTAAACAAGTCTTGCCATCGTTAGCTTGGGGGCAGGGAATCagtatgaattatttttaagccATTTATATAGTGAAGATTGCTAGTATTTGGAGTGTGGTTTCCATCTGTCTGCAGATATTAACATATCATGGTACTTTGGCTTTGTTTTATACCATAGATTTATAAATTTTTCAtcttaagtttttttctttttttataaaagtaatagAGTCTCAGAGTAAAATAACAACACAGTGATAAGAGAAACAGTATTGGGAATAAGtttaatattttcatcacctcaaagaTAGGCAGTGAGCTTGAAGTAAGttctttatttctgggctttgaaACATATGCATAGACATTAGTTACTGTGTAAACACTGAAAGGttcaaatgtatatatgtatccaaGGGAGAAAAGCAAATGGCTGAAAACTGCTTAATTTTCTGCTCATTCCTATGGGTCTCCTCTCTGAAGGATAGGCACAGAGAGACATCTTATTACTCCCATGCTTTGTCGTCTCTTTTCTAGGTTCCTTCACAGCCACACTCGGGGTGTTAGCTAACTCACTTAAAAGTCACCGTCAGTACTCTTATGTGAGAGCCTTTAGTGCCGACTGGAAATCCTCCTCCGTTTCCCTAGTCCATTCATTTCCCACTTGTTTGGATAATTAATACTTACTCTTTCATTCTTAAGTTTATAACACTCCCCCTCCCTCATTCTCAACAGATTGATGATGAGTGGTATTTTCCTGAGGAACTTCCACATGTTCCCACCTGCACATGCGCTATCCTAAGTGCACGTGTGCCCCATCAATTTTGCTTCTCCCCACTTGCGTGGATTAACTTCACCTCACTGACCAACCTCTCTGGTAGGCACTGGAGCCCATCCATTCTTTCTCCTGGGCATCACCCTAGCAGTTGTTCCATCCAGGTGTTCCAATTCTCTCCTGCATGATCATTTCCATCAGCCTGAGACATGCTGCAGTGCTCTCATCTTTATAACAAAAAGTAACCATagcaaaatggcaacccactccagtattcttgcctggagaatcctgtggacagcggagcctggtgggctgctatccatagggtcgcatggagtcggatacaactgaagcaacttagcatgcatgcatgcattggagaaggaaatggcaacctactccagtgttcttgcctggagaatcccagggacggaggagccctccatgggctgccgtctatggggtcgcacagagttggacacgactgaagcgacttagcagcagcagcagcaaccatagcAAATGCTAACGTCACGTCCCTCTTTGAGAatgtttttcctcctcctccgAGTAAGCAAAACTCCTTAGAAGTGTTATCTCTACACTCATTCtctacttcttttcctttctggcaCTGACTGCAGGCATGTAGCACCTGGTCAAGGTCATGGCTTAACGCAGATGTCAGTAACATTTGACACAGATATTCACATTCTCCTTTCTGAAACACTTTACTGAGCTCTGGAGCAGTATTCCCtgcacctcctccctcctccctttgttGATACCTCCTTGTCTCTGTCAGGTGTCTTAGGGCTGAGGCAGACACTCTCCTAGGCCCTGGGTGTACAAACATACCTTTTGCCTCCTAGCCTCGAGGACCTTACTCATAGTAGCTGAAATGCTATACTAAAGGTTTCTTATCTTTGAAAACCCTCTTTCGAATTAAAGGTGATGTTCTGTATATCTTGGCATCCTTACTTGCTGTACCAGCTGAACCCGGACAGGCCACAGGCACCCTATAAAAACTTCCCCTTGTTTGGAAATGCTGACTTTTTGGCCGTCTCTTTAGATTCATAGTCACTAACCAGTCTGATTGCCGTCAGTTGCTGGTCAGTTTGTTAATTCCTGCCTTTGTCTTAGGCATGATCCTTTGGACTTGCTCTAGTTGCTGTGCTGTTTTCCTTACAGAGCAAATGCCATTTCCCTATGTTCTTTATATGTGGGTCAGCCCTGGGTATCCCTACTACTGCTCCTGAGATTCTGAACCCATCAGGGAGGGGAGATCAGCCAGAAGAGGCTTTGCTGCTTCCTTTTGGCTTCTGTATGTCTCTGGACTTGATTCTTGCATCCCCTATTCATCCAGCTTTTATAGAACACTTTCTAGGCACTgatgacagaaaaaaaacaaaatcactgaCATAAAAAGAGATCTGTAGAATTTGAATGGCAGTATTAACACATACCTGAGCCCTTAGAGAGACTGATCATTTTGTTTATCCTGTCAAAGGTATAGtaagaaaatataggtaaatGATTTGCTTGCCCTTGCTGAAATATAAACATTATTAAATATGACAGCATATTAATTCTGAAATTTAATACAGCAGCTGTCTGTGGGCTTGGACTGTGAACTTCATGATAGCTCTGATTTCAAGCTCTTTGTCCTTGACTCAGCCTGGTCTAGAAATCCGGAGtttttgtctgtctctctctttttttttttccttttgatttttcccCTTTTGCCTCTCCTGGCTTAGTTTCTCTGTTCCTCCTTGTTAAGTGCTTGTCATCAATAATTTGAGAAAGGAGCCCATTTCACCTGTAACAATGTATTACCTCAGTGTGCTTATCCCCGCTCCACCTGTCTGTCAGTACCTTGACCACAGAGTGCCCCTGCATCCTCCCAGGGAAAACAGGCTCCTCCCCACAACAGTCGAGTAAGGGTCTCTTCTGGCTATACGTGTTGCTGCCTTGTCCGCATCTAAAAGGTTTGTAAGCACCATGAGGGCTTCTCAGTTTTGACCACTTtgttttgttcatattttatCCTTAGCACATAGAACAAAGTTGCTGAAGGAATGAATCAAGGCATCAGTGAATCAAGATGTGGTATTAAAATGACTACATAatagatatttttgaaaaacaaattttgctTCTGTAAACTTAGGTTGTATTGTAAACTCAGTACAACCCTAAGTATTGCAGATGTTGTAGTCTATTTCTATTAAACCCCATTTGTTTAATAAAATTGCTCTCATCATTCCCATTTTGCTcttcttgatttaaaaatacatggtGTTAGATAAACTTGTATTGTTGTGGATTTCCACTAAGATTCATCTGTGCCTTTGAACTGAGTCTCACTGGAGGTTTCCAAGTATAAACCTGAATTTCTTGCATCGGGTTCACCTTGGctgtttaaaatgaaatatttctggGTAGCACTCAGATCTACCAAAACCAGGCATAGGATTTGGCATCTTTATAaaattccctggttggggaacctcCAGGAAATCCTTGTTTATGTGGCTTTCagttttttgttgatttttggctTCACAGTGTTTTGGCTTTGTTCCATATGGTGTTCTTTTTGTCATCTTTTTGCTTTTGTGGTGATGCTGTTTTTACTTCTTAACTAAAAGTATGCTCAGTAAGCTCAGAAGCAGCACTATATGTGGTTAGAGATGTCTTGACCAGAAACGTGTGTGTGAACTTTGCTGACCTCAGTTCCTGGAAGATTGATGTGAGACCGggctaacaaacaaacaaatgaagcaCATAAACAGTCTTagcagtgggattttttttttttttaatcatctacacttaataatttattaatttttcttaattgtaTAAAGTTGGGTTATTTTCCTGTTTCCCTCCAGCTGAATATATTGTGTTGGTGGGAGAGGGCAAGGTAGCTTTCTGAGGAGTAATTGAGCAGAAAGAGCAATATTCTTAAGGATGTGTATTTCCCTCCCACAATCAAATTACCTGTATCAGTAAAGAAAGTAATTTATTGAGATTGACAtgtctcaaatatttatttttaccttacTTCACAGTAAAAGAAGAGAGGCATAAGTATTTGGTCATGCTCTATTTCCTTAACATATGTTTATTGAATAACTGCTATGTGCTCTTCTAGGCTCTGGGTGTACAAAGGCAAGTAGACCTTACAACTTAGCTAAAAATGGCATAATGCTGGGAGAATGAAAAGCCAAACCAAAAATTGTAGTATGTTGACTTTTTTTTGCTAGTCATTAAAGAATGTGATGGTCATTCTGGGATACtgtaaaaacaacagaaagtttTTGATTGCTCAAGTCTTGAATTATTAGTATGAAATGAATTAGTATAGATAGAGTTGGGAGAGAAAGGAGGACATCCCAGGAAGAAGGAACAGAATTTTTAACATGAGGCTCTTTTTGTAGGAAGGAATTTCATGTCaacttttcttaaaaaggaaTTTTCCTTTCTGAATTGGTGGCTCTTTAAAGCTTTCTTTTCATACTTGGCTTCTTACTCATTGTTAATTGCTTGTTTAATTTGATTGATTTATATTTCAAACCATAGGCCTTATGGTACATGTACTGTTGTGAAGGAGGGgcagagtaaattttaaaattgttaaactTACATATACCAGTGCTGtgtagaacctgcctgccactctTTTGAAATACAACAGGGTATAATCTGTTATAAAGTAATTGTTAGATATATACATGGTAATGTAGTAGCCTAATGATATTTCACTGAAGGTGCTAACTTTTGTGAATGTAATATTAAATTAGGAGAACAAGCTACATGAAAGGAATGGTTGGAACAATACTTTGAGCTGAAGTAGGGCCAGGAATAATTCATATTCTAATCAGCCAGAGTGGCAAACTCACCTAGAAGTTAATatctaaaaatttatttcaaaagcaaAGGTGAAGTAAAGACTTCTCCCAGATatacaaaaatggaaagaatttattaccagCAGACTTAcgttaaaagaaatggaaaaagaggaaaactgtacCAAATGGAAATCTAGATCTgtacaaagaaatgaagaacacctTTACCTATTTATGTGGGTaaatataaattacttttattattgtCACTTAAATCTCCTTAAAACATAATGggatgtttaaaacaaaaatagtgtAGGTGGTAATAATAAAACTTATCAGGAGGAAGAAACATACTGTTAAAAGAGTCTTAAACTATACATGGATTGACATTCCATTTGAATTAGACAgaagtgaaacatgtataatataaactgaagcagttataaaaataacataatacatgctgctgctaagtcgcttcagtcgtgtccgactctgtgcaaccccatggactgcagcctaccaggctcctccatccatgggattttccaggcaacagtactggagtgggatgccattgccttctcccaacataATACATACCGAGTTCATTAGCCAACCAAGATGATAAAATGGAATTGTGAAAACAATACAGCTTATTTAATGCTGGAAGACTAAATGCTTTGtacctaagatcagaaacaaaagTATCCCCTTCCCCTGTCGTCTTTGAGGTTCCAGGCAATACGGAAGGGtcagaaaaagagtgaaaatgcaTCCACAttagaaagaaagcaacaaaaaacaGATTTATTAACACATGGCATGATTACTTATGTAAAAAGAGTCTGTGGCATTTacataagtaaaaacaaaaaacacctagaTCAGTGGATTTAGCATAATGCCAGGGTCTAAGATAAAGGTACAAAAATTATGATTCTGTTTTTGCAGAGAAAAATCTATATCCTTGAAAAAAGATGAGAAGAATGTGGTTCTGTATGGATGAGAGGTtcctaaattttctattttttcctttttgctcatctataattttctcacctgtatttattatttttttgtgtgtgtggtaatGGCAGCAgtcaaagtcttttttaaaaaaaatatatatattttcagccCCACCATATAACtgtaaaatatcaataataataatatttcagCCCTCTACATTTAAAACACATACAGGACATTTACTTACATTAAATTAGCATTTTCTTATTCTGACCTGGCATTTATGTGTCATCAGCAAAGCCACCCTTCCATGCTTACCTTCCTTCATTGCCTCGTGTAAGGAAGTCATCATGAGGGTGTGTGGTCCTTGTCATTGTTTTTTCCCCCACGTGTTTATTGGGAGTCTTCCATGTACCAGGTCCTGGGGAGTGCAAATGGGAAGAGGATCATGGCTTCTTGATGCTCGCCCTGCTCTCCAGGTTCCCCTCTTGCTATGTTCTCTCTTGACTTGCTGTATTCTAGCCATTCTAGGCTTTTTCAATTCCTGGAACTTGGAGCATCTTCACACCTGCTATTTCCTTTGTCAAGGATACTTTATTTTAACTCTGAATTTTATACTGGGGTGTAGCTGATTAACCATGTTGTGATAGTTTGAGGTGGACAGtgaggggactcagccatacatgtacatgtatccattctccccaaactcccctcccatctggctgccacataatgttgagcagagttccatgtgctgtatagtaggatttggttggttatccattctaaatatagCAGCGTGTGTATGTCCATCCCCAATTACCTAACAATCCCTTTCCCTCATCCTCTCCCAAGGCCTTGCAATTATAATGAGTTCGTTCTCTAACTCTCTGagtgtttctgttctgtaaataagttcatttgtatcatttctttttggattctGCATATAAGAGGGATACTTCTTTACCTTGACTCAACTCCATAGCCTTTGTTTAGTTTCTAACCTGAGTATCACTTCTTCAGGGAGGCTTTTCCTGACCTGCCCAGAAGGGTTATAGACTCTCATATCACTTTGTATACTTCCCAGTACTTATCACTGTTGTGTTGAATACTTTTGAGTAATCACTGGGCTAACATCTTGCCTCTGTCGTGTTCTGAGTTTTTCTGCagagctgggcttcagcagtatgtgttaAGCTGTTAAGTCTCTTGGTTCATCTTACGACAGACAAACTTGGTCTCTGGCTGGATTAACAGTGCAGTTGGTGGCCAAACAGTAGATAGAGCAGATTTAATTGTTAATACTGTACCTCAAACACAACTCTTGGAATTTCAGGTAACACAGGAAGAAGGACAGCAGTTAGCACGGCAACTTAAGGTAACATACATGGAGGCGTCAGCAAAGATTAGAATGAATGTAGATCAAGCTTTCCATGAACTTGTCCGGGTTATAAGGTAAGCAGAACACATACCGGAAGTTTGTTTGAATATATTGAATTTGATGGGTAGTCAtgctgtgctttttaaaataattaactgggggaaaaaaatcaccattaCATGTTTTTAGTAAGAAGGAGGAAATTGTAGGAGTGATTCTTAGAATCATTTTTGACATAGTATGTTAAAAACTTTAATTATGTGCATATTCTAGTTGTTTCCAAAAAGCCTAATTTTATTGTGTTGAAGTAGAGTACACATAGATTTTGAAAAGAATCAGTGCAGCTTCCAAAGGCAGAGGTGGTGTGAAGGTAGTGAGGACAGCAGCTCACCCTTGAATGGTGACCTTTGTCAGATCCTGTGCTAAGTAAGTGCTTTGTGTGTATTACTGCagttcaccaccaccacccaacaGTGCCCGCACTCTgagatgagaaaacaggcacagagaggttaaatgattgGAGCATATTAGGATGGCAGAGCTGGGGCTTAAATCTAGGTCTCTGATTCCAGAGCCTGTGTGTGCTCTTAGCTTCTCACCCATTCCGCCCCCGCCCGGCTACAAGGAAACCAGGCCTTAAGGATTCAAGTCCCACCGGACACAAAGTATGATATCCGCACTTCATAGAGGCTTTCTGTAAGCTGGCCTAGGGGGCCCCTATGATTCAGAAAGTGTTAATGGGTTCCAGGAAGCTTGAGGTGGTGAGTGAGATAGGCtggagtttgtgtgtgtgagaaaagAGTGCGTTGCTTTAATGGGCAGGGTTTGGTTAGTTTGCTGGTTTGGCCCCTACTTCACCCTCTTTTCTTAGATCTTCTGGTTTCTCTGCTGGTTAGTTTGACAAGTATATGGACCTAGTTCCTGTTAGTTGTACATCTAAGGTGAATTGACATCTGAGCTATGGGCTtctattgtacttttttttttaagccccttTTTAAGA
This portion of the Bos taurus isolate L1 Dominette 01449 registration number 42190680 breed Hereford chromosome 15, ARS-UCD2.0, whole genome shotgun sequence genome encodes:
- the RRAS2 gene encoding ras-related protein R-Ras2, which produces MAAAGWRDGSGQEKYRLVVVGGGGVGKSALTIQFIQSYFVTDYDPTIEDSYTKQCVIDDRAARLDILDTAGQEEFGAMREQYMRTGEGFLLVFSVTDRGSFEEIYKFQRQILRVKDRDEFPMILIGNKADLDHQRQVTQEEGQQLARQLKVTYMEASAKIRMNVDQAFHELVRVIRKFQEQECPPSPEPTRKEKDKKGCHCVIF